From one Rosa rugosa chromosome 4, drRosRugo1.1, whole genome shotgun sequence genomic stretch:
- the LOC133742223 gene encoding tubby-like F-box protein 8, translating into MSFRSIVRDVRDGIGSLSRRGFEVRLMGHHRGKSHGSLNDLHDPPLVVQNSRWASLPPELLYDVIRRLEESESTWPSRKHVVACASVCRSWRMMCKEIVKSPEICGKLTFPVSLKQPGPRDGLVQCFIKRDKSNLTYHLYLCLSPALLVENGKFLLSAKRTRRTTCTEYVISMDADNISRSSNTYIGKLRSNFLGTKFIVYDTQPACTSEHITPPGRTSRRFTSKKVSPKVPTGSYNIAQITYELNVLGTRGPRRMHCMMHSIPVSSLDVGGTVPGQPELLSRSLEDSFRSISFSKSLDHSVEFSSARFSEIGGPRDDVEDSKTRPLVLKNKPPRWHEQLQCWCLNFRGRVTVASVKNFQLIAAIQPAPSVGAPTPSQPAPPELDKIILQFGKVGKDMFTMDYRYPLSAFQAFAICLSSFDTKLACE; encoded by the exons ATGTCATTCCGTAGCATAGTTCGTGATGTTAGGGATGGAATTGGAAGCCTATCTAGACGGGGTTTTGAAGTCCGGCTGATGGGCCATCATAGAGGAAAATCTCATGGATCATTAAATGATTTGCATGACCCGCCTCTTGTTGTTCAGAACAGTCGTTGGGCTAGCCTCCCACCAGAACTATTGTATGATGTAATCAGGAGGCTGGAAGAGAGTGAGAGCACATGGCCTTCTCGAAAGCACGTTGTTGCATGTGCTTCAGTTTGCCGTTCTTGGAGAATGATGTGCAAAGAAATTGTTAAGAGTCCTGAGATCTGCGGGAAGCTTACTTTTCCAGTTTCACTGAAGCAG CCAGGTCCACGGGATGGACTCGTTCAGTGCTTCATTAAAAGGGATAAATCTAATCTAACATACCACCTGTATTTATGTCTTAGTCCTG CTTTGCTAGTTGAAAATGGAAAGTTCCTTCTTTCGGCAAAGAGGACTCGACGAACTACTTGTACAGAATATGTTATTTCTATGGATGCTGACAACATTTCAAGATCAAGCAACACTTATATTGGAAAGCTAAG ATCAAACTTTCTTGGCACAAAATTCATCGTATATGATACGCAGCCTGCATGCACTTCTGAGCACATTACGCCCCCAGGACGGACGAGCCGTAGGTTTACTTCCAAAAAGGTCTCCCCAAAAGTCCCAACTGGCAGCTACAACATTGCTCAAATAACCTATGAGCTAAATGTGTTAGGCACTCGTGGCCCACGAAGGATGCATTGCATGATGCATTCTATCCCGGTATCTTCTCTTGATGTGGGAGGTACTGTCCCCGGCCAACCGGAACTCCTTTCCCGCTCCCTAGAAGATTCATTCCGAAGTATCTCTTTCTCAAAGTCTCTCGACCACTCAGTTGAGTTCAGTAGTGCACGGTTTTCTGAAATTGGTGGGCCGCGGGATGATGTGGAGGATAGCAAAACAAGACCATTGGTTTTGAAAAACAAGCCCCCACGATGGCACGAACAATTACAGTGTTGGTGCCTAAACTTCCGAGGCCGGGTAACTGTTGCTTCTGTTAAGAACTTTCAGTTGATTGCTGCAATTCAGCCTGCACCAAGTGTTGGTGCACCTACTCCATCTCAGCCAGCACCCCCTGAGCTTGATAAGATAATACTGCAGTTTGGCAAGGTCGGTAAAGATATGTTCACTATGGATTATCGTTATCCTTTATCTGCATTTCAGGCTTTTGCAATTTGCCTGAGCAGCTTTGACACCAAATTGGCttgtgaatag